The genomic stretch CATCATGCTTCTGGCCAATCGCGGCGCCGTCAACGCGCTTCTGCGCGAACTTGGGTTTATCGACCGGCCGATCCCGATGCTCTACACCTATTTCTCACTGAGCTTCGGCGTCGTCTACCTGATCGCCCTCTACATGCTGCTGCCGCTCTATTCCTCGATCGAGAAGATCCCGAACAGCCTGCTCGATGCCGCAGCCGATCTCGGCGCCGGCCCGTTGCAGCGCTTCCGCCGGGTGATCCTGCCGCTGTCGCGCGACGGCATCGTCTCGGGCTGCAGTCTGGTGTTCCTGACGTCCATTGGCGTTTTCGCCGCGCCGCTTCTGCTCGGCGGGCCGAATACGGTGATCTTCCCGGAAATCATCGCCCAGCTGTTCCACGGCTCCAACGACAAATGGCCGGCGGGCGCTGCCTTCTCGATCATCATGCTGTTGATCTCGCTCACCACGGTCGGCCTGTTCATGCGGGTTGTCGGCGGGCGCAACGTGAAGCTGATGTGAGGGACCGACGATGCGTTTTTACATGAAAAACCCCCAGAACGTTTTCCTCACCGGCTTCTACTGGGCCTTCGTCGCCTATCTCTTCGTGCCGCTGATGCTGATGACGGCGATGAGCTTCAAGGATTCGAACTTCATCTCGTTCCCGATCGATAGCTTCACGATGAAATGGTATGTCCAGGTGGTGCAGGACGAACAGTTCCTGAGCGCCGTCGGCTATTCGCTGATGATCGCCTTCGTCGTCACCGTCGTGGCCACCGCAATCGGCGTCTGGATCGCGCTCCTTGCCTCCAACGAGGCGATCTGGGGCAAGGCGGTCATCTTCGCGCTCGCCTGTCTGCCCGCCGTCGTCCCTGGCATGATCCAGGCAATCTCGATGCGCATCTTCATCCGCGCGATCGACGTTCCGACCGGCACCTTCGCCATCATCCTCGGTCATACGGTGCATGCCGTGCCCTTCGTGGTGATCATGGCAATGACCAGGCTGCGCTCGATGCCGTCGAGCCTTGTCGATGCGGCGCGCGATCTGGGCGCAGACAATTTCATCGCCTTCTTTCGCGTCACGCTGCCCTATCTCGGCCCGGCGCTGGTCGGCGGCATGATCTTCTGCGCGTTGACGAGCATCGACGATTTCGTCCGCACCTTCTTCCTCGGCGGCTACCAGACCACCCTTCCGATGCTGATCTTCGCCAAGATTTCGGGCGGCATGTCGCCGGAGATCAACGCCATGGCAACACTCGTCCTCATCGCCACCGGCGCCGTCGGGCTTTATGCCGAACGCCGCGTCCGCCGTTCAAGGAACTGAAATGCAACCGCTCGTCCACTTCAAGAACGTCAACAAATATTACGGCAAAGCGCTCGCCGTGAACAATCTCGACCTTCAGATCGAGCGCGGCAGGTTCGTCACCCTTCTCGGGCCTTCGGGCTGCGGAAAATCGACCTCGCTGCGTATGCTGGGCGGCTTCGAGGACCCGTCCTCCGGTTCCATCCTGCTCGACGGCAAGGATGTGACGCACCTGCCGCCGCACCGGCGCAATGTCAATATCGTGTTCCAGGACTATGCGCTGTTTCCGCACCTGACGGTTGGCCGCAACATCGCCTTCGGGCTCGAGTTGAAGGGCATGCCGTCAGAGAAGATCCACGCCCGGGTGATGGAACTTCTGGCGCTGGTCGAGCTGCAGGACTATGCCGACCGCATGCCCGATCAGCTTTCCGGCGGCCAGCGCCAGCGCGTGGCGCTGATGCGCGCGCTCGCGCCCGATCCGGACGTGCTGCTGCTCGACGAACCGCTTTCCGCGCTCGACGCGAAGCTCCGCCACCAGATGCAGATCGAACTGAAGAGCATTCAGGAAAAGACCGGCAAGACCTTCCTCTTCGTCACCCATGACCAGGAAGAGGCGCTGACCATGTCGGATGTCATCGTCGTGATGAACAATGGCAGGGTGGAGCAGATGGGCGATCCCCACACGCTTTATGCCCGCCCTGTCAACCGTTTCGTCGCCACCTTCATCGGCGAATCGAACTTTCTTGATGCCGTGGTTCAGTCGGTCGACGGCAATATCGCCACGCTCGACTGGTGCGGCCATATCATCCACGCCACGCTCACCGGCCCCGCCGCAAAGGTCGGAAGCCATGTCACCGTGGCGCTGAGACCCGAAGCGATCTATGCGGTCAGCCGCGAGCCGGACCGCAGGATCGCGCTGCCGGGCAGGATCACAAACCGGCTGTTCAAGGGCAATTTCACCGCGCTCACCGTCGGGCTCAACGAGGGCCAGTCGCTTGTGGCCCAGCTTGATCCGGTGGCGCTCGCGCATCTGGAGGGCGACGATGTCTGGATCGGCTGGCGCGAGGAAGACGCCGTCGTGCTTGCTGACTGATGCTCTGAAGGACTGAAGACATGACCAATGAAAAGGCGCTTGAAGCGCTGAATGACCGGGTTCGTCAGGATCTCGATTATCTGAACTTTCCTTCCGCCAACTGGGTCAAGCCGGTTGGCCCGGTCGACGGCACGCCGGTGAGCGACATCGTCATCGTCGGCGCCGGCATGTGCGGGCTTGCCGCATGGCTGCAATTGAAGCGCCAGGGCATGCACAATACCCGCATCATCGACATGGCGCCCGAAGGCAAGGAAGGTCCCTGGCTCACCTATGCGCGCATGGAAACGCTGCGCTCGCCGAAAAACCTGCTCGGCCCTGCGCTCGGCATTCCCTCGCTCACCTTCCAGGCCTGGTATCGCGCGCAATTCGGCACAAAGGCCTGGGACGAACTCTACCGTATTCCCCGGCCGATGTGGCAGGATTACCTCGTCTGGTACCGCAAGGTGACCGGCGCGCCGGTTGAAAACGGCATGAAGGTCGAGCGCGTGATCCCGCGCGAAGACGGTCTTCTGGCCCTCAAGATGGCCGACGGCGAAACCATCATCACCCGCAAGCTGATCTGGGCGACGGGCCGCGACGGGCTCGGCAAGGGCACGGTTCCGGGCTTCGTCTCCGGCCTGCCGCGCGAAAGCTGGGCGCATTCCGCCGACGAGATCGATTTCGACAAATGGAAAGGCAAGCGCGTCGTCGTTATCGGTGTCGGCGCGTCCGCCGTCGACAACGCTGCCGAGGCTCTGGAACATGGTGCTGCGGAAGTCAGGCTTCTGGCGCGGCGCAAGGAGATGCCGACGATCAACAAGCTGATGGGCATCGGTTCCTATGGCGTGACGGCGGGCCTGCCGGATCTGTCTCCCGAATGGCGCTGGCGCATCATGGACTATGGCGACAAGCAGCAGACGCCGGCCCCACACGGTTCGACCCTGCGCGTCAGCCGCCACGACAATGCCTATTTCCATTTCAACTGCGGCATCGCCAGGGTCGAACAGGATGGCGCGGAGGTCGTGATCACCACGGTGACGGGACGCGAATTCCGCTGCGATTTCCTGATCCTGGGGACGGGCTTCACCGTCGACCCGATGGCGCGGCCGGAATTTGAGCCCTTCAACGCCGAGATCGCCTGCTGGGAAGACCGCTACACGCCGCCGCCGGAAGAACAGAACCCCGGTCTCGGGCGTTTTCCCTGGCTCAACCCCGATTTCTCCTTTTCGGAAAAGAAGGAAGGCGCAGCGCCCTTTCTCGCGGACATCCACAGCTTCAACTACAGCTCGGCCATGAGCCTCGGCAAGGTTTCGGGTGACATTCCGGCGATCAGCGAAGGCGCGCTCTGGCTTGCCCGCGGGGTTGCCTCCAGCCTGTTCCGCAAGGATCTGGATCAGCACTGGGAAGATCTGCTGGCCTATGAAAAGCCTGAACTCGACGGCACGGAATGGATCGATGCCGACGCCGTGGCCGCCGAGCGGGCCTGAAGGACAAGACCATGACCAAGAAGACCGTCTACTACTATCACGCGCTTTCTTCCCCCTGGGCCTATCTCGGCTGGCCGCAGTTCAAGGCCTTGATCGAAAAGCACGACCTCGATGTCGTCGTCCGCCCGACCCGGATCGTGCCCGACAATGGCGGCGTGCCGCTGCGCTCGCGGCCACAGCCGCGCCAGGATTACCACGCCGTGGAGCTTGACCGGTGGAGGAAGCGGCTCAACATGCCGCTGGTGCTGAAGCCCGCCCATTATCCGACCAATAACGAGTTTTCCGCCCGCATGGTGATTGCCGCCGATCGCGAGGGGCTGCCGGCGCTTGAGCTTTCCCACGCACTGCTGCACGCGCTGTGGAGCGAGGAACTGGACGTGACCCTGCCTGCGGTGCGCATCGACGTTGCCAACCGCATCGGCCTTGACGGCAAGGCGCTGCAGGCGATGGAAGAGGAACCGGAGATCGTCCGGGCCTGGCATGACAGCCATGCCGAGGCGACCGCGCGCGGCGTGTTCGGCACGCCGACCTGGATTTACGAGGACGTGCTCTACTGGGGGCAGGACCGGCTTGACTTCCTCGATGAAGCGCTGTCGGAAGACTGAAGGGAGACTTCAATGGTCGATGTGATCGACAAGGTGCTCGGCGAGGACGCCGACATGATCGCGCTCAGAAACCGGCGCGAACTGTTGAAACAGAAGACGCAGGCAAGCTACGAGGCGGCGCTGGCGCCGAAGGACCCGGGTAATTTCAGCTATGCCTTCCGTGCCGCCCTTGCCGCGCGCATGTGCGGGCTCTGGAAGGCCGCCGAGCTTGAGACGCATTACCGCGACCTGCTCAAGAGCTATGGCGAAAGCGCCTATGACGCGATCCTCGATACCGGCTTTCGCCCGGGGGAAGCGGATGCGAAGCTCGATGCCATCCTCGAGCGGGTCGACAAGGTGACGCTGACGCCGAAGGAGGCGACCCGCGCCGATGTGGAAAAACTCTATGCCGCCGGCCTTGATGACCGGGACATCGTGACGCTGGCAAGCCTGACGGCTTTCGTCAATTACCAGATCCTGGTCGTCGCCGGGCTGAAGATGCTGAGGGACCACTGACATGTCCGAACCCGTTCACGACTTCACCCTGAAGCCGCTTGACTGGCGCCCCTATGTGAAACCCGTCGACCTTGACGCCGCGACCGACGAACAGCGCGAGGCGTTGCAGATCACGCCGTCCAACACCAAGGTTTCCGACTATGTTCTGGTGCTGGCGCAGGAGCCGGAAACGCTGAAGGAGCGCTCGCCGCTCTTCAACGACATCATGTATTCCAAGGCGGGGCTTTCGCGCGCCGGCCGGGAGATGGGCGCGCTGGCGGCTTCCTTCGTCAACAAGTGCGTCTATTGCGCCGCCGTGCACGCTAACCGCCATATCCAGCTGGAAAAGCGTCCCGAAGTGATCGAGGCGATCTACGAGAAGGGGCTTGAGGCGGACCTGCCTGACTATGATCAGGCGTTGTTCAATTTCGGCGTCGATCTGACAGCGCACCCGGACAATGTCGGGGTCTACCAGTTCTACCATTTGCGCGAGGCCGGCCTTGACGACCTGGAGATCCTCGACCTAATCCACGCAATCGCCGTTTTCGGCTGGGCCAACCGGCTGATGCACACGCTGGGCGAGCCGCACATCAAGGACTAGGTCATTTTGGAAACCACCGCCGGCCGCGTTCCGCGCCCCTTTTCGGTGACGCACCGGCAGGTGCTCACCATCGCACTGCCGATGATGATCGCGCATTTTTCCACCCCTCTGGTGAGCCTTGCGGCGACCGGCGTGGTCGGGCAATTGCGCGACGAAGTGCTGATCGGCGGCGTGGCGCTGGCGGCGGTGATTTTCGATGTCCTGTTCACCACGTTCAACTTCCTGCGCGGCGCCACCACCGGCTTCACGGCGCAGGCCGTCGGCGCGGAAGATCGTCGCGCCGAACAGCGCATGCTGCTCGGCGGCATCCTGATTGCCGTCGGCTCCGGTCTGTTGATCATGCTCCTGCATGTGCCGATCGGCCGGCTCGGCCTTTACGTGCTCGGCGCCGACGGGGCCGTGGGGGAGGCGGCCTGGACCTATTATGCATGGCGGGTGTGGTCGGCGCCCTTTGCGCTGTTCAATTTCGTCGTCTTCGGATGGGTCATCGGCAGGGGCGAGGCGGTGACGGCGCTTTTGCTGCAGGTTGCGCTTAACGCGCTCAACCTGTTCTTCGCCTTCTTCTGGGTGCTGTGGCTGAATTACGGTCTCGCCGGCGCGGGGGCGGCAAGCCTGGTTGCCGAGGGCGTTACGGCGATTGCCGGCGTCATCCTGATCCTGCGGCGCACGGACCGGCACAAATGGGAAGTGCCGGATCTTTCCACCGTCAAGCGGCTTTTCTCGGTCAATCGCGACATGATGATCCGTTCCTTTGCGCTTCTGATCGGGCTTTCCTTCTTCACCCGGCAATCGGGCGTTCTGGGCATTGATGTGCTCGCCGCCAACACGGTGCTGCTGCGCTACTATTTCTTCGGCGTCGCCTTTCTCGATGGTTTTGCCACCGCGGCCGAACAGCTTGCGGGCCGCGCCGTCGGCGCCTTCTACCGCCCGGCCTTCGACCGCGTGATCCGGCTGACGACGCTCTGGGGCGTGGCGATGGCCGTTTTCGTGTCCGCGGCCTTCTTCATCTCCGGGCCTTATGTGGTGGCGCTGATCGCGCCGATCGCCGAGACACAGACGCTGGCGCATGTCTATCTGCCCTATGCGGCGATCATGCCGCTGGTCGGGGTCATCGCCTTCCAGATGGACGGGGTCTTCATCGGCGCCACGTGGTCACGCGAAATGCGCACGCTGATGCTTTTTTCTCTGGCCTGCTATTTTGCCGCCTGGGCCGTGCTGCAGCCGCTCTTCGGCAATCACGGACTGTGGATCGCCATGCTCCTGTTTCAGGGCGTGCGCTCGGTCGCCTTCCGCTTCATGCTGCCGAAACTGGCGGACAGGACCTTTTCCGGCAATTACCCGCACTGAGTTTCGATCCTATTCTTCCGGCTTGTCGTCGCGGCTGTTGAAATAGACGCGCTCGGGCGAAATGAAGAACACATAGGCCATATAGGCAGCCGCCGCCCCGAACAGGATCGACCAGAAGGGCGAGCCGATGAAGATCTCGGCGACCGCCCAGCCGCCGCAAAGCGCGACGGCCGTGACGCGGACCCAGAGCGGTTTCAGCGATGGGTGTTTGAGATTGAAGCTCTCGCGCCAGTCGATCTTGCCTGCCATGGGCCGCCTCCGAGGTTTGTTGTCTTCAAAGGCATAGCGGGGAAGAGCAGCCCATGGCAAGCCGGCTTCAAAGAAGCATGGCCATCATTTCCGTTGCGCCGTAGCCGAACTGGTATGTGGCCGTGCCGGAAAAGGCGAGGCGGGCATAGTCGCCGGCCGAGAAATAGCAGATGGCGGAGGCAGAGTGGGTCAGCGGGGTCCCGCCGGTCGCTATGCCGCTGAGGGTCACGCAGTTTTCCGAACCGTTCTTTTCCAGCGCCACCCAGTAGCTCGCTGCGGCGGTGGCCGAGACGGTGAGGCTCACGGCGTAATAGCCGCTAGCCGGAAAGACCAGTCGGTTGCCGCCGCCCGTCACGGCCGCGCCCAGCGAAAACCCGCCTTCGCCGACATGAAGCGTGCCGAAGCCGCGGTTCGCGGGACCGGCAATCAGCGCCGAACCGGCTGGTGCTGCGGCGCGGGCCAACGGCCGCGACGGCATGGTGACCGCGCCCGCCGGGGTGATCCTGAGAGCCTCGTGCCAGCTTGCGCCGTCGGGGCTTGTCTTGATGGCGAAACTGTCGGAACCGGAAAGCCCCATCTCCGCGCGGCCCGACCAGCCGGTCTGGTAGAGCAGGGATGCCGTGTCGCCGGCCGTTGCCTTGTTGATCTTCAACTGATGCCCGCTGCCGGCATTGTTGAGAAGGGTTGCAGGGGCTGAAACCGAAAGCCGGTTTGTGGGGTCGGCCGTGGCGTTGATGCCGAGCGTGGCAAGCTCAAGGTCCGGACCGGGCGGCGGGGAAGTCCAGGCGCTGCCGTCAAACACGCGAACCGCGTTTTCCGACACGAACCAGGCCGACCATCCGGCAACCGGCGCGATGAACTGCCAGTAGCCATCCTGAAACAGCGCAAGCGCGCCGGCATGGCCCGCCCATTCGCCGGTCGGGCTTGCCGCGACCAGATGGCATGCGCCGTCCTCCGGGCTCGAAGGCGGGGTGTTGCTCTCGCCGGAAATGGCGAGATGAACGATCGCATCGAGTCGCTGCAGCGCCTCGTTATGGGTGACGTGCTTTTGCGCCTGGGCGGGCAGAATGAAGGGGAGGCCGAGCCTGGTCGTCTGATCCGACATGAGAAACTTCCTTTGCTTGGTCGCTGGACCTGATGCGTCAAGCCTAGCCCTGCCGGAAGCGACGGGGAAAAGGGTGGGCCGCGACGGAGCCGCGCCCGCATGCCCGGAGAAAGGTGCTTCAGGAGTGTTTCTCAATGATCGCGCGCCCGCGCTGGCATCAGCAGGGCTGCGAGGCCTAAAAGGACAGACAGGGCCGGCGCGCAAATGCAGGGGCTCCCTCCGCCCGCCGGATTGCCGCGCCCGGCTGCCTGCGGACAGGGGCTTTCGCTTCGCCGTCCTGGTCCGTCCGGCGCTTCATCATGGATCTCTCCGCCCTGCAGCGAACCCCTCCCTCGCCGGACGCGGATTTCAATCGGTAGTCGACGACCCCTCTTCGGTGCAGGCCGCTTGGAACGCCGTCGTCCGTTCGGAGGCACAAAGGGCGCTCCAACCTGTTGGATCCACGCATCGTTCTTTCCGAAAATCGATTCCGGTTTTTCGGGTCGATGCGCTAAGCCGCCGTGACGATCCGCTCGGTCGCCGAGACCCGGTAGGCGATGGCCTCGCCGATATGGACCCTGCCGACCGTCGCCTTGCCGTCGAGATCGGCGATCGTGCGGGCGACCTTCAGAATGCGATGATAGCCGCGCGCCGAAAACCGCATCTTTTCCGCCGCTTCCCGCAAGAGCGCGAGGCCTGCGGCATCGGGTTCCGCAAGCGTCTCGATCAGATTGGCCGATGCGCGGGCGTTGACGGTGGACGCGCTTTCTCCAAGGCCTGCGAAGCGTTCGCGCTGGGCCTCGCGGGCGCGGGCAACGCGGCGGGCGATGGCGGCGCTCGTCTCGCCGGTGGCGCTTGCGCCGATGAGATCGATGGCGGAGACGGCCGGCACGTCGATGCGGATGTCGATCCGGTCCATCAGCGGCCCGGAAATGCGCGCCTGGTACTCGCTTGCGCAGCGCGGCCCGCGCGCGCAGCTGTGGCCCGGTTCCCCGGCCATGCCGCAGCGGCATGGGTTCATGGCGGCGACAAGCTGGAAAGCGGCGGGATAGGAGACGCGATGATTGGCGCGGGCGATCACGCACTCACCATTTTCCAGCGGCTGGCGCAGCGCATCGAGCACCTGCGGCGAAAATTCCGGCAGTTCATCCAGAAACAAAACGCCGTGATGGGCAAGCGACGCCTCGCCGGGCCTTGCCTTGATGCCGCCGCCGACAAGCGAGGCCATGCTGGCGGAATGATGCGGCGCGCGGAAGGGCCGCCGGTCGGAAAGCCGCCCGCCGGCAAGCTTGCCGGCAATCGAATGCACCATCGACATGTCCAGCAGTTCCTGCGGCAGGAGCGGCGGCAGGATGGAGGGGAGGCGCGCGGCCAGCATCGATTTTCCGGCGCCCGGCGGGCCGACCATCAAAAGGTTGTGGCCGCCTGCGGCCGCCACCTCCAGCGCGCGCTTGGCGCTTTCCTGCCCTTTAATCTCCGAAAGGTCGGGCAGGTCGTGCGCTGCGGCGCGCACGGCGGGGACGGGGCTGGAGAGCACCTGGGTTCCCTTGAAATGATTGGCGATCGCAATCAGGCTTTTGGGCGCGAGGACATCGATATCGGCGCCGGCCCATGCCGCTTCCGGCCCGCAGTCGGCCGGGCAGATCAGGCCCTTGTCCATGGCATTGGCGGTCATCGCCGCCGGCAGCGCGCCGGCCACGGCGGCGATCGTGCCGTCGAGATTGAGTTCGCCGATGACCACGTAGCCCGCCAGCGCATCGGCCGGAACCGCGCCGAGCGCGGCCATCAAGCCCAGTGCTATGGCGAGATCGAAATGCGAGCCCTCCTTCGGCAGGTCGGCGGGCGCAAGATTGACCGTCACGCGTTTGGCCGGCAAGGCAAGGCCCGTGGCATGCAGCGCGGCCTGCACCCGTTCGCGGCTTTCGGCAACGGCCTTGTCCGGCAGACCGACGATCTGCATGCCGATCTTGCCCGGCGCGACCATCACCTGAACATCGACCGGAACGCCCTCAATCCCCTGAAATGCAACTGTTTGAACCCTGGATACCATGTGAAGCCCCGCGCCGGCCCCGCCCGGCGTCCCCTCAAGAACAGCGTTTCATCAAACCCAGTGGTTGCAAGGATTCCACAATGCGCGCCGATACGCAAGAACAAAAGATGAACTTCTTTTCATTCACCCGTGCATTGGAGCCTGCGGGATGGACATTCGCGTTGCCGCCCCCGTAAACAAACGGAATAGGTTTGCCGAAGCAGAATGGCGGAGAATGGCATGGGACTGACGACGGAAGAACAGATCCTGATCGAGCAGCGGGTGACAAATGGCGCGAAATCGCCGGCGGCGGCCTATCTTCTGTGGTTCTTTGTCGGCTGGGCCGGCGCGCACCGGTTCTATCTCGGCCGGCCAGGATCAGCGATCGCCATGCTGCTTCTGAATGTCGTCGGCTGGCTGACAGCCGTCTTCATCATCGGTCTTGTGTTTCTTGCCGTCTTCGGCATCTGGTGGCTGGTCGACCTGTTCCTGATCTCGGGCATGATCGACGCCCAGAAGAGCGCGTTGCGCAATTCACTCACGCAGCAGGCACTCGTTTCTCAGAAGCAATAAAACTCAGCCGCGCTTCTTCTCGATCGCGTCCCACATCAGGCTCGCGATATCGGCGCCGCCGAATTTCTTCACTTCGCGAATACCGGTGGGGGAGGTGACGTTGATTTCGGTCATATAGTCGCCGATCACATCGATGCCGACGAGAATGAAGCCGCGCTCCTTCAGCGAAGGTCCGATGCGCGCGCAGATCTCTTCCTCGCGCGCCGTCAGCTCGGAGGGTTCGGCGCGTCCGCCGACATGCATGTTGGAGCGGCTGTCGGTCTCTGCCGGCACGCGGTTGATCGCGCCGGCGAATTCGCCATCGACGAGGATGATGCGCTTGTCGCCCTTGCGCACGGCCGGCAGATAGGCCTGGGCAATATAGGGCTCGCGGAACATCTGCTCGAACATTTCCAGAAGCGAGGTGAAGTTGCGGTCGTCACGGGTGGAATGGAACACGCCGGCGCCGCCATTGCCGTAAAGCGGCTTCAGGATGATGTCGCCCATTTCCTCGCGGAACCGCGCGATCTCGCCGACATCCTTGGTGATCAGCGTCGGCGGCATCAGGTCGGCAAATTCGGTGACGAAGATCTTCTCCGGCGAATTGCGCACCCAGGCGGGATCGTTGACCACCAGCGTCTTCGGGTGGATGCGCTCCAGCATGTGGGTCGAGGTGATATAGGCCATGTCGAAGGGCGGGTCCTGGCGCAGCAGCACCACATCCATGGTCGAAAGTTCGGTGCGCTCGGCGGGACCCAGCGTATAATGATCGCCCTCGACATCGCGAAGCGTCATCGGTTCCACCGCGGCGATCACCTTGCCATCCCTCAGCGTCAGCCGGTCGGGCGTATAATGGTAGAGTTCATAGCCGCGGTTTTGCGCCTCCAGCGACATGGCGAAGGTCGAATCGCCTGCAATCTTCACGGTGGAGATATGGTCCATCTGGACGGCGACTTTTTTGATTGCGGCCATGAAACTGGAGCCCCCGGTCTGGTTTGAAGCGCCTCGATATGTAGTCACCGCGTGCGCGCTTGGCAATCGCCTTCAGTCAGGCGAGGATGCCCGAGACCGTGCACATCAGCAGATCGTGATCCGAAAGCGGCGTGCCTTCGTCATCGAGCGCATCCATCACGCGGCTCTCGGCAATCTGAAGGCCGCGCGACAAGAACCAGTCGAGCTTCATCGGCTGGGGATCCGTTCCGGAAATCAGGCTCGGGCGCGTGGTGATCCTGTCTTTCGGGCCGCCATGGCGCTGATAGCCCCTGTCGCGCGCCAGATCGAACAGGGTTTCCGCGTCCGGGTCGCCGCCGGTCCGGTTGCCGGTGTTGAGATCGCCGCCGATCAGCACGGGCATTCCGGAAAAGTGCCAGTCGACCAGATCGAAGATGTCGGCCATCTGGCGTTCGCGAAGCGCAACGTCGCCATGACTTTCCAGATGCGTGGAAATCGCGACGATCGGGCCTTCGGTGGTCTCGATCTTCGCGCCGATCGCCATGCGCGCGCCGATGCGCGGCTGGTCATTGTCGTCGGAAAACCAGATCGGCGGCCCGGAGAGTGGCAGCATGAAAGGGGACTCTAGCGGCGTTCGGGCCAGAAGCGCATTGCCGTGAAAGCCCTTCGCGTTGAAATCATCCGTGCAATAGGGCCGTTCGGCCTCGTTTCCGAGGCCGAGCTCCAGGAACTCGACCCCATAGGCATAGGCCATTTCGAGGGCGGCGGCGATCTCGGCGGTCGGATGGCGCTGCGCGGTCCGCGCCATGCCATTATCCATCTCCGAGAGCATGGCCAGGGCCGCACCTTCGTCAGCCAGCTTGCGCGCGCTTTTTTCGGGAAAGAGCCCGCGCTGCAGGTTCCAGGCGGCGGCCTGGAAGGGGAAGGCGAGCGGGCCCTTCGCGGAGCTGCGCTCACCGGTCTCGACCGTCTGCAGGCAGGCGAGTTCCTGGCGGTATCGATCATGAACATGCGCTGATTTCTCAAGGCCCATAATGCGCGCGCGTTCGGCGCGTCCGGGGGCATCAAGGGCGTGGACGCAATCGGTGAAGAGTTCCGGCATTTGCGATGCTTCAGGCCTCAACGGACACGTTCCGGGAATGGATGCGCTTGCCGGTTTCCCGATCATAGAAATGCAGCTTTGCCGGATCAATCGAAAAGCGCATCTCGTCTGCAAGCGGAATGGCGGGCGAAAGGGCGGCAGTTAGCCGCTGCTCGCCGATCAGGCAATGGGCAAGCCGCGTCGCGCCCAATTCCTCCACATAATCGAGCTTTGCGGTGATCGTGTGCGCGGTCGGATCCTCGGCGACCTGCAGGTCCTCTGCGCGGATGCCGACGGTGAGCGCGCCGGAAACCGGCAGGTCGCGCGTCATGGTCAGCACATTGTAGCCGATCGCCAGACGGTCGCCGTTCCGTTCGCCGGAAACGAGGTTCATGGCCGGCGAGCCGATGAAATTGGCGATGAAGGTCGAGGCCGGCTTGTGGTAGACGTCGAGCGGCGTGCCGATCTGCTCGATGCGGCCTGCATTCAGCACCACCAGCCGGTCGGCGAGCGTCATCGCCTCGAGCTGGTCGTGGGTGACATAGATGGAGGTGGTGCCGAGGCGCTTCTGCAGATGCTTGATCTCGCCGCGCATGGAAACGCGGAGCTTGGCGTCAAGGTTCGACAACGGCTCGTCGAAGAGGAAGGCAGCGGGCTTGCGCACGATCGCCCGGCCCATGGCGACGCGCTGGCGCTGGCCGCCGGAAAGCGCGCGGGGCTTGCGCTCCAGATAGGGCTCAAGCTCCAGCATGCGGGCGGCCTCCTTAACGCGCGCCGTGATCTCGGCCTTCGGCGTGCCCCGGTTCTTCAGGCCATAGGCCAGGTTGTTGTAGACCGTCATGTGCGGATAGAGCGCGTAGTTCTGGAAAACCATGGCGATGTCGCGCTCGGCCGGGTCCTTCCTGTTGACCACGTTTCCGCCGATCTTCACCTCGCCCTCGGTGATCGCTTCGAGGCCGGCGACCATGCGCAGAAGCGTGGACTTGCCGCAGCCCGACGGGCCGACAAGGACGATGAACTCGCCGTCCTCTATGTGGATATCGACATTGTCGACCGCGCGGGCGTCGCCGGAATAGATCTTGGAAACCCTGGAGATTTCGATTGCAGCCATTTTTGTTTTCCTATTTGTCGCTTTCCGTCAGGCCCTTGATGAACCAGCTC from Martelella sp. AD-3 encodes the following:
- a CDS encoding peroxidase-related enzyme, giving the protein MSEPVHDFTLKPLDWRPYVKPVDLDAATDEQREALQITPSNTKVSDYVLVLAQEPETLKERSPLFNDIMYSKAGLSRAGREMGALAASFVNKCVYCAAVHANRHIQLEKRPEVIEAIYEKGLEADLPDYDQALFNFGVDLTAHPDNVGVYQFYHLREAGLDDLEILDLIHAIAVFGWANRLMHTLGEPHIKD
- a CDS encoding MATE family efflux transporter, which produces METTAGRVPRPFSVTHRQVLTIALPMMIAHFSTPLVSLAATGVVGQLRDEVLIGGVALAAVIFDVLFTTFNFLRGATTGFTAQAVGAEDRRAEQRMLLGGILIAVGSGLLIMLLHVPIGRLGLYVLGADGAVGEAAWTYYAWRVWSAPFALFNFVVFGWVIGRGEAVTALLLQVALNALNLFFAFFWVLWLNYGLAGAGAASLVAEGVTAIAGVILILRRTDRHKWEVPDLSTVKRLFSVNRDMMIRSFALLIGLSFFTRQSGVLGIDVLAANTVLLRYYFFGVAFLDGFATAAEQLAGRAVGAFYRPAFDRVIRLTTLWGVAMAVFVSAAFFISGPYVVALIAPIAETQTLAHVYLPYAAIMPLVGVIAFQMDGVFIGATWSREMRTLMLFSLACYFAAWAVLQPLFGNHGLWIAMLLFQGVRSVAFRFMLPKLADRTFSGNYPH
- a CDS encoding DUF2793 domain-containing protein translates to MSDQTTRLGLPFILPAQAQKHVTHNEALQRLDAIVHLAISGESNTPPSSPEDGACHLVAASPTGEWAGHAGALALFQDGYWQFIAPVAGWSAWFVSENAVRVFDGSAWTSPPPGPDLELATLGINATADPTNRLSVSAPATLLNNAGSGHQLKINKATAGDTASLLYQTGWSGRAEMGLSGSDSFAIKTSPDGASWHEALRITPAGAVTMPSRPLARAAAPAGSALIAGPANRGFGTLHVGEGGFSLGAAVTGGGNRLVFPASGYYAVSLTVSATAAASYWVALEKNGSENCVTLSGIATGGTPLTHSASAICYFSAGDYARLAFSGTATYQFGYGATEMMAMLL
- a CDS encoding YifB family Mg chelatase-like AAA ATPase, translated to MVSRVQTVAFQGIEGVPVDVQVMVAPGKIGMQIVGLPDKAVAESRERVQAALHATGLALPAKRVTVNLAPADLPKEGSHFDLAIALGLMAALGAVPADALAGYVVIGELNLDGTIAAVAGALPAAMTANAMDKGLICPADCGPEAAWAGADIDVLAPKSLIAIANHFKGTQVLSSPVPAVRAAAHDLPDLSEIKGQESAKRALEVAAAGGHNLLMVGPPGAGKSMLAARLPSILPPLLPQELLDMSMVHSIAGKLAGGRLSDRRPFRAPHHSASMASLVGGGIKARPGEASLAHHGVLFLDELPEFSPQVLDALRQPLENGECVIARANHRVSYPAAFQLVAAMNPCRCGMAGEPGHSCARGPRCASEYQARISGPLMDRIDIRIDVPAVSAIDLIGASATGETSAAIARRVARAREAQRERFAGLGESASTVNARASANLIETLAEPDAAGLALLREAAEKMRFSARGYHRILKVARTIADLDGKATVGRVHIGEAIAYRVSATERIVTAA
- a CDS encoding TM2 domain-containing protein; protein product: MGLTTEEQILIEQRVTNGAKSPAAAYLLWFFVGWAGAHRFYLGRPGSAIAMLLLNVVGWLTAVFIIGLVFLAVFGIWWLVDLFLISGMIDAQKSALRNSLTQQALVSQKQ